A DNA window from Fragaria vesca subsp. vesca linkage group LG3, FraVesHawaii_1.0, whole genome shotgun sequence contains the following coding sequences:
- the LOC101310299 gene encoding pyruvate decarboxylase isozyme 2-like, which translates to MATGLGSLECIKPTNNNVGCPPQNGASALQDQPLSTISCPDSTLGRHLARRLVEIGVSDVFSVPGDFNLTLLDHLIAEPGLTNIGCCNELNAGYAADGYARSRGVGACVVTFTVGGLSVLNAIAGAYSENLPVICVVGGPNTNDFGTNRILHHTIGLPDFSQELRCFQTITCYQAVVNNLEDAHEQIDTAISTALKESKPVYISISCNLPGIPHPTFGKDPIPFSLSPRMSNKRGLEAAVEAAAAFLNKAVKPVMVGGPKLRVAKAHEAFIELADASGYALAVMPSAKGHVVETHPHFIGTYWGAVGTAYCGEIVESADAYVFVGPIFNDYSSVGYSLLLKKEKAIIVQPDRVVIANGPSFGCVLMKDFLQALAKKITRNTTAYENYHRIFVPDGQPLKCEPDEPLRVNVLFQHIQKMLSADTAVIAETGDSWFNCQKLKLPEGCGYEFQMQYGSIGWSVGGTLGYAQAVPNKRVIACIGDGSFQVTAQDVSTMIRCNQKSIIFLINNGGYTIEVEIHDGPYNVIKNWNYTGLVDAIHNGEGNCWTTKVRTEEDLIEAIETATGEKKDCLCFIEIIVHKDDTSKELLEWGSRVSSANSRPPNPQ; encoded by the exons ATGGCGACTGGCCTTGGCTCCCTAGAGTGTATCAAACCCACCAACAACAACGTAGGCTGCCCTCCCCAAAACGGAGCCTCTGCACTCCAGGACCAGCCTCTCTCCACCATATCCTGCCCTGACTCCACCCTCGGCCGCCACCTGGCTCGCCGCCTCGTGGAGATTGGTGTCAGTGATGTGTTCTCTGTCCCTGGTGACTTTAACCTAACCCTTCTTGACCACCTCATTGCCGAGCCAGGGCTCACTAACATTGGCTGCTGCAATGAGCTCAATGCTGGCTACGCCGCGGACGGATACGCACGGTCTCGCGGCGTAGGGGCTTGTGTGGTCACATTTACTGTTGGTGGCCTTAGCGTGCTTAATGCCATTGCTGGGGCTTATAGTGAGAATCTACCTGTGATTTGTGTTGTTGGAGGACCTAACACAAATGATTTTGGTACCAATAGAATTCTCCACCACACTATCGGCTTGCCGGATTTTAGCCAGGAGCTCCGGTGCTTCCAGACCATCACATGCTATCAA GCTGTGGTGAACAACTTGGAAGATGCGCATGAGCAGATTGATACAGCCATATCTACTGCTCTCAAGGAAAGCAAGCCTGTCTATATTAGCATTAGTTGTAATTTGCCTGGGATTCCACATCCAACTTTTGGCAAAGACCCTATTCCATTTTCATTATCACCTAG AATGAGTAACAAGAGGGGGCTAGAGGCAGCTGTGGAGGCAGCAGCAGCTTTCCTAAACAAGGCAGTGAAGCCAGTCATGGTTGGAGGACCAAAGCTCCGAGTTGCAAAAGCTCATGAAGCGTTTATCGAACTGGCTGATGCCAGTGGCTACGCCCTAGCTGTGATGCCATCAGCCAAAGGCCATGTAGTAGAAACTCACCCTCACTTCATTGGAACATACTGGGGAGCTGTGGGAACTGCCTACTGTGGTGAGATTGTGGAGTCAGCAGATGCATACGTGTTTGTTGGTCCAATTTTTAATGACTACAGCTCTGTTGGGTACTCACTCCTCCTCAAGAAGGAGAAGGCCATCATTGTGCAGCCCGATCGTGTCGTTATAGCGAATGGCCCTTCTTTCGGTTGTGTTCTAATGAAGGACTTCCTCCAGGCACTTGCAAAGAAGATCACTCGCAACACGACTGCTTATGAGAACTACCACAGGATCTTTGTCCCGGACGGCCAGCCTCTCAAATGTGAGCCTGATGAGCCTTTGAGAGTGAATGTTCTGTTCCAACATATTCAGAAAATGCTTTCAGCTGATACAGCTGTTATTGCTGAGACTGGTGACTCTTGGTTTAACTGCCAGAAACTGAAGTTACCAGAAGGATGTGG GTACGAATTCCAGATGCAATATGGTTCGATTGGGTGGTCTGTTGGAGGAACTCTTGGATATGCACAGGCAGTACCGAATAAGCGTGTCATTGCTTGCATTGGTGATGGTAGCTTTCAG GTGACTGCACAAGATGTGTCAACAATGATCAGATGTAATCAGAAGAGCATCATTTTCCTCATAAACAATGGTGGATACACAATAGAAGTCGAAATCCATGACGGGCCTTACAATGTGATCAAGAACTGGAACTACACTGGTTTAGTGGATGCAATCCACAATGGTGAAGGAAATTGCTGGACAACCAAG GTACGCACTGAAGAGGACCTTATAGAAGCCATTGAAACAGCAACAGGGGAGAAGAAAGACTGCTTGTGCTTCATAGAAATCATTGTTCACAAGGATGACACTAGCAAAGAGCTTCTTGAATGGGGTTCCAGGGTCTCTTCTGCCAATAGCCGCCCACCAAATCCGCAATAA